TATTATGTTACGGAAACTAAAAAATTGCTACTCAATAACAAGTATGGTTAAGAAACGAGATAATAAGAATCACAAAAAAAATGCAACTGCCAAAACTGTATGCTCATACTTGTATTATTGTGTCGACATGGTTGTAGGAAAACAGCACACAATGTGCATGCCAGTCGAAATGATCAACTACCCTTTCCTAAAATATCTTCTGTACTGGAGTGAACAATGAACAAAAAGACGCAATACAAGTGAAGTACCTCTGTTAGAGGGTAAATTACTTCCATCACGTACTTCAGGTGTTGAGTCTTCAACAGCCGATTCCCCCTCATTCAGGTAACAGCTCCTCCAAAACAAAGAATGTTCTTCACAGGCAGACCAAAGTGACTTGAGGACCTTATGATCTGAAACCCAGGGGGTCAACAAATCATACATGAGGTGTTTAGGAGTGTGTCAAGTATCCATGGAGCAATTGCTGCAACATTACTGCTGCAGATCAACAGGTCCCTTGAAATTTGCAGATCCACCatttgcttctcttcatggtattcATCGAACCACTTCAGTGAATACATGCACACGGAGCACCAAACTGCTTGTCCTTTCCTTTCTTGGCATGAAGTTGCTTTGGATTAGTCTCTCGATAGTTCTGTAGCCTTAGTGAACCCAAGATCTTTACagttacaattgagttcttttcgACTGAATGTTCTGCAAAACAACTATGTAAAACAAATCAGTATAATTTATTCAATTATATTTTAATCTAATACAACTGTAGTTGAGTTCATATGACTAGGCATGTATATAGAAATCAGGGATTTTGCCAGTGAGGCATCGAATGTCGATATCAGAATAGCAGGTGTGCGGTAAAATCTTGTTGGCAGTCTGTATTGACTCCAATAGACTATTAAACACAGCCACCGTCTCCGATTAACCCTGCTACTATGTCTAAGATGAATTAAAATGTAAAGAGGGCAATAAACAGGCTACTAAACCTTTTAATCAAACACATTTAGGAGAACTGAGATGATAAATATGAAGTTATACAAGTTTATATGGAAATGGTTCAAATGAAAATATATACTACTTAGTATAGTTGATGCAAGAggccttcaaaagaataactcacCAGAGCTTGTTCGTCTTATTTGGACAAGCACCAGATGCCCCGTCAACCACATCAGAAACATTGAAGATGATCTCCTTATATTCTCCATCGTATCATTCAGCTATACAGCTACTGAAATGTCTACTCTTCGGGTTATAGGACAAGGGTCTCTCCAACTCGATGAAGTACCCCCTGATGCAATACGCATTATGTGATCCACCTCACTAGCCATTCCAGACTTTAAAAGGCAGCTAATAAAAGAATTGACTGTAATACTGTCAGGGGTACACCCAGTCTCTACCATTTTATGGAAAAATGTGATGGCTTCTGCTATCCTTCCCTTCATGCAGTGTCCAACTATTAAAATAGTATAGGTATACTTGTCGGGACGACACCCTTTCCCTTCCATCTCCATTAGAACTGTGTTTGCTTCATCCACCTTTCCAGCCTTGCACAGTACATCAATCACAGGGTTATAGATGAATGCCTGTGGTGCAATGTCTGTTCTCATGTTCAATTCTTTCAGAAAGCGAAGTGCTTCCGCTGCTCTGTTCTGCTTACAAAATGTGTGTATTATGATAGAGAACGTGTGTGCGTTTGGTTGAATGTGACACTGAGCCATCTCAGTCCAAATCTTCATTGCATCATCCAGCTGACTGCACCGACAATACCCATCAATCAATGAACTAAATGTCACAACGTCAGGAGGGCAGCGACGCAATATCATTTGCTGATACACTGCGACCGCAGACCCCATATTTCCAGCCTTGCCATATCCATTGATAAGCACATTGTATGTGACAACATTGGGTGCTGTCCCACAGGCAACCATGTCATTGTATACTGCCACCGCATCCTCAATCCTGCCAGCCTTACAGTAACCTGAGATTACTGAGGTGTATGTCACTACATTGGGCGGGCAAACACCATCTCTTTGAAGTCTCCTCAACACCTCACGACCTTTACCCACCTCCTTTACCCTGCATAGCCCATTCACAAGAATGTTATGTGTGACAGTATCCGGGAAGCAACCAAACTGATGCATCCTTTCGACCAACTCAAGCGCCTTCTGAACATCCCCCACCTGGCACACACCCTTGATGACGACATTAAAGCTCCACACGTCCGGAGAATAAGCTCCCCCTTGGATCCACCCCTCAAACAACGCTACAGCGTCCTGCACCCGGCCGCAGCCGATGAACGAGCCCATGAGCTTGTTATATGCATACGCTTCTATGGAGCAACCAAACTGCGATGCCTTGGAGAGCAATGCTGCCGCGGCGTCAAGAAGGCCTGCGCTGGCGCAGGAACCGGCCAGAAACGAGAGGAAACGGGCGTTGGGTAAGTACCCAGACTGGTCCGTCATTCGGTCGAACAGTTGGAGGGCATCGACTTGGCGGCCGGACTGGCACATCAGCGAGATGACGTAGCGGTAGGAGTGCGCGGACGGGGGGATGGCGAGCGGGAAGGAGTGCAGGGAGGAAAAGAGTTGGAGCGCGGAGGAGGCGCACGGCGCGTggcggagcgcggcggcggcggcgaactgggacggagcgaggcggcggaatGCCGGTAGGCAGTGTGGCCGGAGGAAGGCCGCGGACGCGAGCGCCTTGGCGATCCAGAGCTCGGGGTCGTGCGGGGGCGggtgctgcggcggcggcgggcggtcgttgggggtgtgggagtggaggaggcggtggagggggTGGCGAGGGGGCAGCCGCAGCCTGAGGAGGGTGTGCAGGTCGAGGGGGGGACGCATCGGAGAAATCCGCGGCGGAGGAAGACTTTcggaggaggtggcggcggcgcggcggcggtcaTGGACTCACGCCGATGGGACGAGGAGGGGAGGCACAGGCTGCATCTCGCACATAGGAGTGCGTGGGAGGGAGAAGGGAATTGAGGGGTTTTGGGGTCAAATTCATGTTCATATTCTTGAATTTGAAACAGAAAATTTAGTTTATTTCGGTTGAATTTGAATATCTGTATACCTTCTTCTCAATTTACTATTGAGATTAATGTTACTCGCGGTTATCTGGTCTAAAAAAATTATATAGGAGTTTCAAACCCTAGAGAGCACCGCATTCTTTCGATGGTGAGGTCATCAACATCGAAACTCTACGACTTAGAGTCTTGTTAGGCATTGTGCGAGTGAGTGTGTGTGGTAATTGGGTGCTAAAGGCTCGGATATTGCCCTTATCACCTCCATTttcatattttcaaaataaatacaaatacATATGTTGCCAAGCATGAATGGAAAAGGTATGTTAATTCAATGCGAATCAGGTGCTCACTCAATTCGAAATAGAGGAGAATAGAATGTCGCTCTGCTCGTTAGGTGTGCGGGAGCGCACGCCAACCACCCAGGTTCGATTCTTGACAGCAACCCAGGGCTCCCGGAGTTTTCTTCTATAAAGAAATGCCAACGGAGGCTAGTGTCTGGGTTGGTCTCTTTTTTTAATTCGAAACAGGGATGAATATAACAATATAGATTTGTGTATTTTAAGTCAAATATAGGCTGGTATAGAGATAAATGTACTAATTTAGTGCGCAATGGCTTGTAGTTTGATTTAAGAAAACATGTAACCATATGTTAATGTTTTTGTTGGACAACTGTTGGCATTACTGAAATTAGCTACTCCATCCATTTCAGTTTACTAGTCGTACGCGTATCCATATATCATCAATTTGACCAACTTAATATAAGATATATATTACAAAAAATATACCATTATAAACTTTAGGTTTTATACTTTTAATGGTACAATTTTTGTGTTATATAATTTATATTATATGATCAAATTGATGACCTAGGTACACGTGCATGCCTAGTAAATTGAGATAGAGGGAGTAACTTATTTTATTCATATATGAATATGTTTACTTCAAAATTCAGTGTATTCATATTCTATTCGTATTTTTCAAGCAAATTCGAGTATTTTTTTTTCACACCCATTTATTTAGTTTGGAACTTTGGATGCAAATTTTCCACGAGAAAACCGAGGATCGAATGTTTTGGATTATCCACTTCCACTTCCCTACCCGTGGTAGTGTAGCTGTGTATACACCTGCTTTGTAAATGGTGCTTCAGAGAATACACCTGCTTAGAATTCGAGGCGAATTTACCAAATGGATGGAGAAAAAAGAAACGAGCCATTGCCGGCAGTATACACAGAGGTGAGGGTGCGATGTGCAAAAGCAGCACTCTACTAGATTACGGCCGGGTCCCGGGTGGGCCGGTCGATCGCTCCGCCCACCTCGCTGCCGCCGCCCCGCCGCCCAGCAATCCACCTGCGAAGGAAAGAGGagccctctctcctctctctcgcgtCCGATGGCCTCGAGCTCGGGCGCCGGCGGCGGAGGGCCGCCGGACGGGGGCGTCGGGGAGGGGCCGACGACGCTGGACGAGCTGTACCACATCAACGTCGTGCCGGCCGAGCTGCACTTCAAGTTCCGCAAGGAGCTCCAGGGTCTCCGCGTCGGCCTCAACCTCGAGGTCCGTGCCTCATCCTGTAAACCCTAGTAAACCTCAAGCGTCGGGCAGGCTGCCCGTAGATTTCTCCCCAAACTGTTTTGCTAATTTCGGGAGATTTCGAATGGCCAAACTTTCAGTTCTACAATCTTGAGGTGAATGATTTCGAGGCGAAGGTGGTTCTGAAGCCCCTGGACTTCGACCGGAAGTGGAAGTTCCAGTACAAGCCCATCAGTGGTGACGTACAGCTGCTTTCCAAGAAGATACCTCTCTCCAAGTATCTCAACCTTCAGGTTCTTTGCGCAATTCAATCATGTTGTTCAAGCATCGTTTATGTGGTAGCAAGAACTGGTTACTTATCTGACACGGTTTTCTGAGCTAGTCCGCATTCGCACTATTCCTTGCAATAGGTCATGTAATGCCGCAAGTAGATAATAGTAATATGTTCAACTGGTCATGCGGGTTCTAATTATGCATTTTGGTGGTTGATAATAGTATGGCTGGTGATAGTTCCCATGGGAGAGATGTCAATATATTGATACACTACATACCTGCTTGCTTGATGCACAGAATTAATGCAAAAGGAATTTAGAAATGAGAACAGAAGTTGGGCCAGTGCATACATCGGGGTATTTGACAATTTGCCACACTTTTCTTTGCAATTTGATTATTTCGACACCCTGTGTCACTGACATGTGGTGGTCCTGTGGCAAATCATCAAAATTCAGAGAAAAGTATGGCAAATGATCAAATATCCCGCATACATCAGTAAAGTGGTCAAAAGGTATAACATTATGCACTTCTGCAATGGTTCTGATAGTGGAATGTTGAAGGCAGATATTTTGTTATAACACAATTATACCTACTTGTTTTCTATAGAACGTGCCGATTGCATATATCTCAGCTTTAATCCCAGTATTCTTCAGAAATGGCTTCTTGGACTCTTGGTACAACTTAATTGAAAAGAGCACATGTTGATTTCTTAGTTTATATGGAATACACAATTATCTAGAATGGAGTAGACCTTCTCTTTTGTGATGTAGAGATGTTGGGCAGATAAGAGTATATAAAAAAAACGAGACCAACCAGGACGAGCCCTTGTTGGCATATTTTCATAGAATAGGACTCCTTAGTGAGAATTCCGGAAATTCGCTCCCGACGGGAGTCAAACTCTGGTCGCTGGGTGCGCCACTGTGACCCTAACCACTGGGCTACGGCCCTGTTCTCGGCAAATCGGGTATTTAAGAATGTCATTTCCCCGCTGCATGCTTTAGTTTGGAACAAAAAGGCATGTACGAAGTATGGCAGTCAAGCTCAGAAAGGCTATATTGTTTAGAAACAAAATGCTCCTTTTTCAAAGTTCACTTCAATTATATGAGATTTCTAATAACAAATGTAATACAGGTTGGAATTGGTCACAATTTCCAACTGAAGGCAACTGGATGGAAATGGAAGCTTTCAACTTGCTTGGGGGGAGATGGTGTTTCTCAGATAAGAAACAAATCAAAACTCAGCGTGTTTCCAGGGTTTGATCTGAGGCTTGGATGGAAAGCTGAATATGTGCTTCCTGAGATTCATGGGTAAGTCTGAGTCAACACTAAAAAGATCCTGTGAGACAAGGATATTTATCAAGAAACATGCTAACATGACCATTGGAACTCGCTGACACTACGAgtcaactctttttcatctttgcTGCATGCAGGGCCGTTGGCACAGGAGAACCTGCCTT
This region of Lolium perenne isolate Kyuss_39 chromosome 2, Kyuss_2.0, whole genome shotgun sequence genomic DNA includes:
- the LOC127335009 gene encoding uncharacterized protein; translated protein: MRPPLDLHTLLRLRLPPRHPLHRLLHSHTPNDRPPPPQHPPPHDPELWIAKALASAAFLRPHCLPAFRRLAPSQFAAAAALRHAPCASSALQLFSSLHSFPLAIPPSAHSYRYVISLMCQSGRQVDALQLFDRMTDQSGYLPNARFLSFLAGSCASAGLLDAAAALLSKASQFGCSIEAYAYNKLMGSFIGCGRVQDAVALFEGWIQGGAYSPDVWSFNVVIKGVCQVGDVQKALELVERMHQFGCFPDTVTHNILVNGLCRVKEVGKGREVLRRLQRDGVCPPNVVTYTSVISGYCKAGRIEDAVAVYNDMVACGTAPNVVTYNVLINGYGKAGNMGSAVAVYQQMILRRCPPDVVTFSSLIDGYCRCSQLDDAMKIWTEMAQCHIQPNAHTFSIIIHTFCKQNRAAEALRFLKELNMRTDIAPQAFIYNPVIDVLCKAGKVDEANTVLMEMEGKGCRPDKYTYTILIVGHCMKGRIAEAITFFHKMVETGCTPDSITVNSFISCLLKSGMASEVDHIMRIASGGTSSSWRDPCPITRRVDISVAV
- the LOC127335012 gene encoding uncharacterized protein; the protein is MASSSGAGGGGPPDGGVGEGPTTLDELYHINVVPAELHFKFRKELQGLRVGLNLEFYNLEVNDFEAKVVLKPLDFDRKWKFQYKPISGDVQLLSKKIPLSKYLNLQVGIGHNFQLKATGWKWKLSTCLGGDGVSQIRNKSKLSVFPGFDLRLGWKAEYVLPEIHGAVGTGEPAFSMNYGRLQASIDRIEAIVTHSDRY